The window AGCAGGCGCATCACTCGATCCAGCCGAGGGAACACAATTTCTACACGCTTCCGTGCAACCTTTTCCACATCTGGAATGTCGACGCCTGTATGCACCACGTTCCTCTGGACAGGCACCTTCAACCTGAGCAGTTCGCCCCGCAGGCGCTCGCGCTCCACCTCGCCGAGCCCCAGCCTGCGCGCCTGCGCGAGGAATACCGCCTCCGGCACGACTCCGCCGACAGCGGCCCGGCGCAGATGAACCATCAGCTCCGCCAGGGCGGCTCGGGTGACGGAAACCTCCGGCTCTCCGACGTCCTGATGCCCCGCCAAACCATCCACCCCCAACACGGTTACATGCCGGACAGTAAAGGCATTGCGTTAACACTGTCAACACATCTTCCCTCTAGGAAAGTTAATACCTCTCGTGTACGGTGACCGCGTCCGCACTCTCCGCTTCGGAACCAGGCGGCAGGACAGCGGTCACAGGGGCAAGTCCCGTGACGGGACGGGGAGTAGAGGACAGGGGAGAAACCGTGGGCCACGAGCTGATCGATGGCAGGTTCCGCGTCGGGCAGGTCATCGGCAAGGGCAACATGGGGGAGGTTCACCGGGGCGAGGATCTCCAAGCCCCGGCGGGCAGCGCCGAGCGCCCGGTCGCTGTGAAGACGATCCTCCGCCGCCGTACGGGTGGCCTGATCGACACCGGCGCGGACAACAAGGCCGTGGAGCGCTTCGCACGCGAGGTGCGCATCATGCGCCGCCTCGAGCACCCGAACCTGACCCGTCTCATCGCCGGCGGAATAAGTGCGGATGGCGGACTGCCCTACCTGGCCATGGAGTTTCTGGACGGCGAGACACTGCGCGACCTCATCGAGGAGGAACGCCAACTGCCCGTCTCCTGGGTGGCAGCCATCGGCGCCCAGATAGCCGAGGGCCTGAGCGCGGCCCACGCGGCCGACGTGGTGCACCGCGACCTGAAACCGGCGAACGTCATGCTGACGCGGGGCGGCACCGTCAAGGTCCTCGACTTCGGCATGGGCCGCATCGTCGACGACCCGGACGAGGCACGGCTCACCAGCACCGGCGTCAGCGTCGGCACCGCCCGGTACATGGCACCCGAGCAGTTCGAGGCCCGCCAGGTTTCCCAGGCCGCCGACCTGTACGCCCTCGGCTGTGTGCTGTACGAAATGCTGCTCGGTGTACCACCGTTCGTCAGCGAGTCGCCGTTCGAACTCGCCCGCAAGCACCTCGAGACCGAGCCGACGCCGCTAGGCGTCATCCGCGGAGGGATACCCTCCGAACTGGTCCGTCTCGTCGGTCGGCTGCTCGCCAAGGACCCTGCCGATCGCCCTGCGAGTGCGGCCGACGTCCACGACTCCCTGTATCCGCTGGCCGTGGGCGACGACGACACGCCGCCGCGACTCCCCCACTGGAGCGCTCTCGACCCGACACGGCCCCTGGCCGCCATGGCCGCCCGAGCCCTCGCCGCCCCGGCGGCGCCGGCGCCGCGACCGGCGCCCGTCACCGCCTCCGGCATGGCGATGGACGTGTTCGGAGTGCACCGCGCCCTGATCAAGGACTACCGCGACTTCACCGAGGGCGGCACGGTCATCCGCGATGACCGTGTCGCGACCTTCGTGGAAAAGGACCTTGACGGCAAGTCGCAGTGGCCTGATCCGTGGCTGTCGCTCAACCCTTTCTTCCAGAGTGGTGGCACGGTCGCGGAACTCGTCGGGGAGAAGGTCCTCCACCCGGAGTGCGCCCGCATCTTCCAGGCGGGCAAGACGGAGGGTGGCACCGTCCCGGACGGGCGGCCGCTCACCCTCCACCGCCACCAGCGCGAGGCCATCGACGCTGCGGCGCGCAGCGCCTCGTACGTCCTGACGACAGGCACCGGCTCCGGCAAGTCGCTGTCGTACATCGTTCCGATCGTGAACCGCGTCCTTCATGAGCGGGACTCCGAGGGGCCGAATTCAGTCAAGCGAGTGCGCGCCGTCATCGTGTACCCGATGAACGCGCTGGCGAACAGTCAGCTGAAGGAACTCGAAAAGTACCTGCGCGACGGGTACGGCGAGGGCCACGAGCCGGTCACCTTCGCCCGATACACGGGGCAGGAGGACGACGCCAAGCGGAAAGAGATCCGCGACAACCCCCCGGACATCCTGCTCACCAACTACGTGATGCTGGAGCTGATGCTGACCCGGCCCGCCGACCGGGCCAGTCTCATCAAGATGGCCAAGGGCCTGGAGTTCCTCGTCTTCGACGAACTCCACACCTACCGCGGCCGGCAGGGCGCCGACGTCGCCCTACTCATACGCCGGGTCCGCGAGGCCTGCCAGGCACCCGACGTACAGTGCATCGGCACCTCGGCCACCATGTCGACCGAGGGCACCGTCGAGGACCAGAAGAAGGTGGTCGCCGACGTGGCGAGCCGGCTGTTCGGCACGACGGTCAGCCCGCGGCACGTGATCGGCGAGACACTCGTACGTGCCACCGACGAGGCTCCTAACATCGTCCCCGCCGAGCGTCTGACGTCGCCCGCTGCGCCGCGCGCGTACGACGATCTGGTGCGCGACCCGTTGGCCCGCTGGATCGAGACGCGGTTCGGCCTCGCAACCGACGAGGCGACGGGCAGGCTGGTGCGCCGCCGCCCCACGAAGATCGAGGTCGCGGCAGGGGAACTGGCAGAGCAGTCGGGAGTCCCCAAGGACGACTGCGCGAAGGCCATCGAGGCGACGCTGGACGCCGGCTCACAGGCCCGGCACCCGGTCACCGACCGCCCGCTGTTCGCGTTCCGTCTGCACCAGTTCCTCTCCAAGGGCGACACCGTGTACGTCACCCTGGAGGACAAGCTCTCCCGCCACCTGACCCGCTCCTACCAGCTGGAACAGCCGGGCAGCGGCGGCAAGCTGCTGATGCCGCTAGCGTTCTGCCGCGAGTGCGGCCAGGAGTACCTGACCGTCTGGCGCACCGAGAAGGACGGCGAGGTTCGTTACGAGGCACGCCGGGACACCTCCGCCACGGGCGGGCGGCAGGGCGACGGCTACCTCTTCATCGACCAGGAGCGGCCCTGGCCGACCAGCGTCCAGTACGCCGTCGACGACCGCCGGCTGCCCGAGTCCTGGCTGGAGCTGGACGACAGGGACCAGGAGGTGGTCAAGAAGACGTACCGCGACCGGGTGCCGCGCGCGATCACCGTGGACCCGCTCGGCTACGAGGGCCGCGGCGAGCTGCAGGCCGCGTTCATCCCGTCGCCGTTCCTGTTCTGCCTGCACTGCGGTGTGGCCTACGAGCAGACGCGCGGCCGGGACTTCGCCAAGCTGGCGACGCTGGACCAGGAAGGCCGTTCCTCGGCGACCTCCCTCATCTCGGCCTCGGTGGTGCGGTCCCTGAAGTCGGTGCCGGAGGAAGCCCTGGACAAGGAGGCCCGCAAGCTCCTGACCTTCGTCGACAACCGCCAGGACGCCTCGCTCCAGGCCGGCCACTTCAACGACTTCGTGCAGATCACCCAGTTGCGCGGGGCGCTGTACCGGGCCGCCCTGGAAGCCAGCGAGGACGGGCTCACCCATGAGGAGCTGGCGTCGGCGGTGACGAACGCGCTCGGCATCGCTCCCGTCGACTACACGGGCGAGCGGGAACTGCCCCCGACCCTGGCCAAGGCGGCGGCCAAGACCCTGCGCGACGTGGTCGCCTTCCGGCTCTACCTCGACCTGGAGCGCGGTTGGCGCATCACCATGCCCAACCTCGAACAGACCGGTCTGCTGGAGATCGACTACGCGGACCTGCGCTGGGTCGCGGACAAGCAGGACCGCTGGGCGCACACCCATGCGGCGCTGCGGGACGCCGATCCGGCGCTGCGGGCCGAGATCATGAAGGTCCTGCTCAACGAGATGCGCCGTTCGCTCGCCATCGACGTGTCGTACTTCCGTGACGACTTCGACGCGTTGCAGCGGGCGAGCGAGGAGCGGCTGGTGGACCCGTGGGTGCTGTCGGCCTCCGACCGGCCCGGCGTGGGCATCGCCTACCCGAGTCCTTCGGGCCGGGGACTGGACCGCTCGGGCCTGTTCGTCTCGGCGCGCGGCAAGTTCGGCAAGTACCTCAAGCGCGCCGACGCCTCGTTCAAGAAGCTCTCCCCCGACGATCTGCAGCTCGTCATCGCGGAACTGCTGAAGGTGCTGGCCGCCAACGGCCTGGTGAAGGAGGTGACGGAGGCGCCGCAGCGCGCCGGCCGCTACCGCAGGCCGACGACGCCGGCCACGACCGGCTACCGGGTGGCGGCCCAGTCGCTGATCTGGCGTGCCGGCAAGGGCGAGACGGGCACGCACGACCCGCTGACCCGCACCTACCCCAGTGGCGACGGCCCGCGCGTGAACACCTTCTTCCGGGACCTGTACCAGGAGGCGGCGAGCGCGCTGTCCGGGCTGTTCGCCCGCGAGCACACCGCCCAGGTCGCCCCGGAGGAACGGGAGCGGCGCGAGGAGGCGTTCCGCAAAGCGGAGCTGAAGCTGCTCTACTGCTCCCCCACGATGGAGCTGGGCGTCGACATCTCCTCCCTCAACGCGGTGATGATGCGCAACGTGCCGCCCACGCCCGCCAACTACGCCCAGCGTTCGGGACGCGCGGGCCGCAGCGGCCAGCCCGCGCTGGTGACGACGTACTGCGCGACGGGCAACAGCCACGACCAGTACTACTTCCGCCGCTCGGAGCGGATGGTGGCGGGGGCGGTGGCCCCGCCGCGCCTGGACCTCGCCAACGAGGACCTGGTCCTCTCCCACCTGCAGGGCATATGGATCGCCGAGGCCAGCCTGAAGCTGGGCCGCGCGATACCCGAGGTCCTCGACGTGTCGCACCCCGACACGGGCGACCGCCCGAACCCGGCTCTGGAGCTGCTCCCCGACATCCTCGCCGCCTCCCTGGACGAGACCGCGCAACACCGCACGGTGGACGCGGCGCTGCGAGTGCTCGGCCCGCTTCTGCCAGACTTCGCGGACACCACCTGGTGGCACGACGACTGGATCCAGGACCGGGTCCGCACGGTGCCGGAGCGCTTCGACCGGGCCTTTGACCGGTGGCGTCAGCTGTTCCGCGCGGCACTCGACGACCAGTACATCCAAAACAAGCGGCGCCTGGACTACAGCCTGACCGAGAGCGACCGCAACCGGGCCAACGCCCGCCGCCGCGAGGCGGAGACGCAGCTCAACCTGCTGATGAACGAGAGCGTGGACAGCAAGTCGGTGCTCTCCGACTTCAACCCCTACCGCTACCTCGCCTCTGAGGGCTTCCTGCCCGGGTACAGTTTCCCGCGTCTGCCGCTGGCCGCCTACATCCCGACGATCGGCCGGCGCCGGGGCGACGGCGACTACCTCCAGCGTCCCCGCTTCCTCGCTATCCGCGAGTTCGGCCCCGGCTCGCTCATCTACCACGAGGGCGCCCGCTACCAGGTGACCCGCATCCAGCTGCCGCCGGACGCCTCCGGCGACCTGGCGACCAGCGAGGCCCGCCGCTGCGCGCACTGCGGCTACCACCACGACCCGGCCGAGCGCCAGGACCGTTGCCACATGTGCGACGAACCGCTGGGCGCGGCCACCCACGGACTGCTCCAGCTGCACACCGTGTACACCACGCGCCGGGAGCGGATCTCCTCCGACGAGGAGGAGCGCCGCCGTGCCGGCTTTCGGCTGGAGATGTCGTACCGGTTCCAGGACCACGGCGCCCGCAAGGGCCGCCTCAACGCGTCCGTCGCGGACACCTCGGGCGCGCCGCTGGCCGACCTGGCGTACGGCGACTCGGCAACCGTCCGCATCACCAACCTGGGCCGGGTGCGGGCCAAGAAGGACGAGCCGGCGGGCTACTGGCTCGACCTCGCCGACGGCCGCTGGATGAACGACAAGGACGCCGCGGAGGCCTCCGGCGACTCCAGCGAGCTGCCCGTGGTCGACGAGGACGGCAAGGAGCGGCGCCGCAAGAAGCGGGTCATCCCGTACGTCGAGGACCGCCGCAACATCCTCGTCGTCACCCTCGACGAGGCCCTGCCCGAGCCCGAGGCGCTGTCCCTGATGTACGCGCTGGAGCGTGGCATCGAGGCCGCGTTCGAGCTGGAGGACGCCGAGCTGTCCAGCGAGCTGCTGCCACCGGACGGCGGACCGCGTAACCGGTTCCTGTTCATGGAGGCCGCCGAAGGCGGCGCGGGCGTGCTGCGCCGCCTCCAGGCCGAGCCGGATGCCCTGGCGAAGGCGGCCCGGTACGCCCTGTCGATCTGCCACTTCGAGGAGGACGGCACCGACCTGGGCGGCCCGCACCCGGACCGCCCCTGCGCCCTGGGCTGCTACGAGTGCCTGTTGACGTACGGCAACCAGCTCGACCACGCGCTGATCAACCGCCACGCGGCCCGGCACCTGCTGGTGCGGTTCGCCTCGGCGACGGCGGAGCGCGAGTCGCGCGGCGAGTCGCGGTCGGAGCAGTACCGGCGACTGCTCGACCAGACCCCGGCGGCACCGACGGCGGTCGAGGCCTCGGCCGCCGCCGAACTGGCCGCGCGCGGTGACTTCCTGGGCTGGGCGAAGGCGCGGGGACTGCACCTGCCGGACGAGGCGGCCCCGTTCCTCACCGAGGCGAACGCGATGCCCGACTTCGTGTACCGGCTCCCCGGCGGAAACGTGGCCGTCTTCGTCGACACGCCTGAAAAGGAGCAGGACACCTTCCGGGACGAGGACGCCGAGGACCGCCTCTTCAACGCCAGTTGGGACGTCATCCGATTCCCCCACGGCGACGACTGGGACGCCATCGCCGCCGCCAACGCCCGCTACTTCGGCACGCCGACCGCCAACTGACGACCGCCTTCTCCTGAGGACTCGAAGACACACATGGCACTCACGTACTCCGCAGGTTCCCTGGTGAAGGCCCGCGGCCGCGAATGGGTGGTGCTCCCCGAGAGCAAGCCCGATCTGCTCGTCCTGCGCCCGCTCGGCGGCTCGGACGACGACGTCGCCGCCGTGTTCCCGGCGTTCGAGACGGTCGAGGAGGCCCTGTTCGCCGCCCCCGAGCCGAGCGACCTCGGCGACCAGCGGGCGGCCGGTCTGCTCCGCACGGCCCTGCGGGTCGGCTTCCGCTCGGGCGCGGGCCCGTTCCGCTCGCTGGCCGGCATCGCCGTGGAACCCCGCGCCTACCAGCTCGTCCCGCTGCTGATGGCGCTGCGTCAGAAGACCGTCCGCCTGCTGATCTCCGACGACGTCGGCATCGGCAAGACCGTCGAGGCGGGCCTGATCGCGAGCGAACTCCTGGCTCAGGGCGAGGCGTCGGGCCTGGCCGTGCTGTGCTCGCCCGCGCTGGCGGAGCAGTGGCAGCAGGAGCTGCGCAGCAAGTTCGGCATCGACGCGGAGCTGGTGCTGTCCTCGACGGTGACGCGTCTGGAGCGCGGCCTGGACCTCGGCCAGTCCCTCTTCGACCGCTACCCGAACGTCATCGTCTCCACGGACTTCATCAAGTCCACCCGTCACCGCGACGACTTCGTACGGCACTGCCCCGACCTGGTGATCGTCGACGAGGCGCACACGTGCGTGGCGGCCGAGGACACCAAGACCAAGACCGGCACGCAGAACCAGCTGCGCTACGAGCTGCTGCGGCGGGTGGCCGAGGACGCGAAGCGGCACCTGCTGCTGGTGACGGCGACGCCGCACAGCGGCAAGGAGTCCGCGTTCCGGAACCTGCTGGGCTTGGTGAAGCCCGAGCTGGCGCACGTGAACCTGGAGTCGGACGCGGGCCGAAGGCTACTGGCGCAGCACTTCGTGGCCCGCAAGCGCGCGGACGTCCGCCAGTACCTCACCAAGGAGGACGGCCTGGCCGACGACTCGCTCGCCGAGCGCACCGCGTTCCCCTCGGACCGCTACTTCAAGGACGAGACGTACAAGCTGTCCCCGGAGTACCGGGCCCTGCTGGACGACGCGATCGCCTACGCGAGTGAGCGGGTGGAGGAGGCGGACGGCCGGGGTCGGAGGGAGGCCCGAATAGCGTGGTGGTCGGCGATCGCGCTCCTGCGCTCGCTGGTGTCGTCCCCGCGCGCGGCGGCGCAGACGCTGCGCACGAGGTCCGCGGCGGCGGTCGCGTCCTCGGCTGAGGAGGCCGACAAGCTGGGCGCCCCGCTCAACAGCGACGCGGCCGACAGCGACTCGATGGAGGGCATGGACGTAGCCCCGGGCGCGGAGATCGAGACCCATGACCCGCGCTCACGCCTGGCCGAACTCGCCGACCGCGCGGAGGAACTGGAGGGCGCGGCGCAGGACCTCAAGCTGAAGGCGTTGATCAAGCACCTCAAGGGTCTGCTGGCCGACGGCTACAACCCGATCGTCTTCTGCCGCTACATCCCCACGGCCAAGTACCTGGCCGAGCAGCTGGCCAACGACCCGGAGACGAAGAAGCGCGGCCCGTTGGGCGCGAAGACGGTCGTCAAGGCGGTCACGGGTGAACTGTCCCCGCAGCAGCGCATCGACAACATCGAGGCGCTGGCGACGGAGGCCGGCGAGGACGCCGCCGCGCGCCGGGTACTGATCGCCACGGACTGCCTGTCGGAGGGCGTGAACCTCCAGCACTACTTCGACGCGGTGGTCCACTACGACCTGGCGTGGAACCCCACCCGCCACGACCAGCGCGAGGGCCGCGTCGACCGCTACGGCCAGCGCCGCGACGAGGTCCGCGTCATCACCCTGTACGGCGACGACAACGGCATCGACGGCAAGGTCCTCGAAGTCCTCATCAAGAAGCACCGCCAGATCAAGAAGGACCTGGGCATCTCCGTCTCGATCCCGGACGAGCTGTCGACGGGCGTGACGGACGCGATCGTGGAGTGGCTGCTGATGCGCGGCCGAGAGAGCGAGGACGCTCTGTTCAGCGCGGATGCGTTCAAGGTGAGCACGGCACAGCTGGACAGCGACTGGAACTCGGCGGCGGAGCGGGAGAAGGCGTCGCGTTCGCGGTTCGCCCAGCGTTCGATCCACCCGGAGGAGGTGGCCCGGGAGGTCGCCGCGGTCCGGGATGCGCTGGGCGGTACGGGCGAGGTGCGGACGTTCGTGCGAGAGGCACTGGGCTCGCTGGGCGCGGTGCTGCGCGGAGCCGATCCGTCGGAGGACTTCACGGCCCAGGTGGGTGGTACGCCGGCCGGCCTGCGGGACGCGCTGGCGACGGCCGTGGGCGCTGAGGTGATCGAGCAGGACCGCCCGATCCCGTTCCGTACGGACCCGGCGGTGGCGCGGGGCGAGGCGGCCCTGGTGCGTACGGACCCGGTAGTGGGCGCGCTGGCGTCACACGTCCTGAACGCCGCGCTGGACACCCAGGCGGACGGTGCCCGCCCGGCACGCCGCTGCGGTGTGGTGACGACCGACGCGGTGACCACGCGCACGACCCTGCTGCTGGTCCGCTACCGCTTCCACCTGACCCTGCCGTCGCGCAGCGGCGAGAAGCAGCTGGTCGCGGAGGATGCGAGGCTGCTGGCCTTCGAGGGCTCCCCGAAGAACGCGGTGTGGCTGTCACAGGAGCGCGCGGCGGCCCTGCTCGACGCAACCGCGTCCGAGAACACGGACCCGCACTTCGGCGAGCGCATGATGAAGCGCATCCTCGACCAACTCCCCGATGCGAACGCCTATCTGGAGTCGCACGGCGAGGACCTGGCGGCCGAGCTCGACGCCTCGCACCGCCGTGTGCGACAGGCCTCCGGCGAGATCGTCCGGGGCCTGTCGGTGACGGCCCAGAAGCCGGCCGACGTCCTGGGCGCGTACCTGTACCTGCCCGCGAACCCTTCCGCTTCCTCCCCCGCCCCTGCTGCTGTTTCTGGAGCGTCCGCCTGATGTCCGCCACGACTCGCAACCAGGTGTTCACCGCCGTCCACACGGTCGGAGGTCTGCTGCCGGCCGACATGCTGCTGCGCATCTCCGAGGGCAAGGACGTCCCGGGTTCGAAGCCCGCCGACTACGGCCTGCCGTCGTCGCGTTCGGTACGGGACGAGGCGGAGCGCAGCTGGGAGTACCTGAAGCCGCTCTGGCGCGAGCTGCGCAAGCACCTCCCCGAGGACTTGGAGACGGGCCTGCCCGCGACCGACCCGACCGGCCGTGCGGGTGCCGACTGGCTGTCGCCGCTGTGGCGGGAGCTGGGCTTCGGCCGCCTGACACCGATCGGCACGGAGGGCGTGACGGCCGACTCGGACGCGGCGAAGCGATTCGAGGTCTCGCACCGCTGGCAGCACGCACTCATCCACCAGGTGCCTTGGAACGCCAACCTGGACAAGCGTCCGGGCGGCGCGGGCACGATCCCGCCGCAGTCGATGCTCCAGGAGTGCCTGAACCGGACCGAGGCCCACCTGTGGGGCATCCTGACGAACGGCCGCCAGGTCCGCCTGCTCCGGGACTCCAGCGCCCTGGCTACGGCGTCGTACGTCGAGTTCGACCTGGAGGCGATCTTCGACGGCGAACTCTTCAGTGAGTTCGTACTTCTGTACCGCCTGCTGCACGTGTCCCGCTTCGAGGTCGCGGAGGACGCGGCACCCTCGACGTGCTGGCTGGAGAAGTGGCGAACGGAGGCGATCGCCCAGGGCACGCGTGCCCTTGACCAGCTCAGGAAGGGCGTCCAGCGGGCGATCACGACCCTCGGCACGGGCTTCCTGAAGCACCCGGACAACCGGGAGTTGCGGGAGACACTGGAGGTCAAGACCTTCCACTACGCGCTGCTTCGCATGGTCTACCGGCTCCTGTTCCTGTTCGTGGCCGAGGACCGCGAGGTCCTGCTGTCCCCGTCGGCGGACGAGACGGCGAGGGACCGCTACGCCGCGTACTTCTCCTCGGCCCGCCTGCGCCGGCACGCCCAGCGCCGCCGGGGCACGGCCCACGGTGACCTGTACCAGGCGCTGCGCTTCGTGCTGTCGGGACTGGGCAACGACGACGGACTGCCGGAGCTGGGCCTGCCCGGCCTGGGCGGCATCTTCGACGACACGGAGGCGGACAAGCTCCTGCACCGCCTGTCGCTGTCGAACGAGCCGCTGCTGGAGGCGGTGCGCGGGCTGTCGATCGTCCGGGACACCAGCAGCAAGCGGAACCGCGTGGTCGACTACCGCCACCTGGACGCGGAGGAACTGGGCTCCATCTACGAGTCCCTGCTGGAGCTGGTCCCCAAGCACAACGCGACCGACCGCACCTTCGAACTGATCGAGCTGGCGGGCAACGCAAGGAAGACGACGGGCTCCTACTACACCCCGTCCTCGCTGATCGAGTGCCTGCTGGACTCGGCGCTGGACCCGGTGATCGACGACGCGGTGAAGCGCGGCGAGATCCGGGCAACGCGCTCGGGCCAGCCGGACCCGGGCCCGGCTATCGTCGAGGAGCTGCTTTCGCTGACGGTCTGCGACCCGGCCTGCGGCTCGGGCCACTTCCTGGTGGCGGCGGCCCGGCGCATCGCCAAGCGGGTGGCGGCGGTACGGGAGCAGAACCCGGAGCCGACGATCGACGCGGTACGCCACGCCCTGCACGAGGTGGTCGCGCGCTGTATCTACGGCGTGGACCTCAACCCGATGGCCGTTGAGCTGGCCAAGGTGTCCCTGTGGCTGGAGGCCCTGGAGCCCGGCAAGCCGCTGGGCTTCCTGGACGCCCACATCAAGCACGGCAACGCGCTGATCGGCGCTACGCCGGCGCTGCTGGCGAAGGGCATCCCTGACGGCGCGTTCAAGCCGATCGAGGGCGACGACAGGAAGATCGCGGAGGGCTTGAGGAAGCGGAACGCCCAGGAACGTGCCGGCCAGCTCAGCTTCACCACCGAAGAGAGTATCTGGGTCTCCAACGCCTCCTTCGCGGCCAGCCTCCGCGACATCACCGCCGCCCGGTCCGACACCCTGCGCGACGTTCGTCTTCAGTCCAGCCGCTTCCGCGAACTGGAGCAGTCAGCGGACTACCTCCACGCCCTCAACATCGCCGACGCCTGGTGCGCCGCCTTCGTCTGGCCCAAGGTCCAGGGCACCGTGGCCCCCGTCACCGAGGGCGTTTTCCGCGACCTCCAGAACCCCGGCGGCGGGATACCTGAATCCACCCGTGACGAGATCGTCCACCTCGCCCACCAGTACAAGTTCTTCCACTGGCAGCTGGAGTTCCCCGAGGTCTTCACGGTCCCGAAGGACGGCGGAGCGGCCTTGGACATCGACCCGGCAACGGGCTGGGCCGGAGGATTCTCCTGCGTGGCGGGCAACCCCCCTTGGGACAAGGTCGACTTCGAGGACAAGAAGTACTTCAGCGTGGTCGAACCATCGATCGCTGCGATCTCCGGCACCGCCCGGCGCACCCGGATCGTCGAGTGGGAAAAGGAGAACCCGGAAGCAGGCGAGCGGTACCGTGCGGCACGGCGAATGGTGAAGTCGACGTTCCTGTTCGCGTCGAGTTCCGATTCTTTTCCCCTGTGTGCACAGGGGTTGACCGTCAAAGGGGTCAACTCCCTCCAGACGGACCAGCTGTTCACAGAACGGTTCGCATCGATCGTGGCGTCACAGGGCCGCTTCGGAGCCATCATCCCGACTGCGATAGCCACCGGCGCCGGAGCGCAGCACCTCTTCAACGGCTTCGCACAGCGCGGTGCAGTCGCCTCCCTTTACGATTTCGAGAACAAGAAGCCACTGTTTGAGGGTGTGGACTCGCGCTACAAATTCTGCCTGCTCTCCCTCACCGGCGGCGGCCTAACCGAACCTGCCGCCAAGTTCGCGTTCTTCCTCCACGACACCACCGATCTCGAGGACGCCGAGCGCGTCTTCGCGCTCAGCCCGGAGGAGATCACCCTCATCAACCCCAACACCGGCACACTGCCGATCTTCCGCTCGCGTCGGGACGCGGATCTCACAGCGGCGATCTATCGGCGGATCCCGGTGCTGTGGGACGAGACAAGGCCCGATGGAAACCCTTGGGGCATCGCCTTCAAGAACCTCTTCAACATGACCGACGACTCCGACCTCTTCAGAACACGGGAAGCCCTGGAATCCGAAGGATGGCAGCTCCGCGGGAACGTATTCGCAAGAGGTGGGGAGCGAATGCTGCCGCTCTATGAAGCGAAGATGGTGAACTTTTTCAACCACCGAGCAGCCGACGTGATCAAGAGTGCCACTGCAGTCAACCGCCAGAATCAGCCGAGCTACCTCATCTCAGAGCAGCTTCAGGACCCGGGGCGGTTCGCGATCCCCCTCAACTGGATCCGCGAAGAAGGAATGATCAAGACCCACCGCAATAACAAGGTGGTCGAAATTCCAGGCGTGGCAATGCGTCTGAAGGAAGTGGCATGGGACCGCGACTGGCTCTGCGGCTGGTGCGATGTCACGGCCTCAACGAATGAACGGACCGCCATACCCGCTTTCCTGCCACGCGTGGCGGTAGGGCACACGTACCCCCTTATGCTGCCGCGAGTCGCCCCCGTGCTCACGGCAGCTATGGTCGCCGCCCAGTCTGCCCTGGTCTTCGACTTCGTGAGCCGTCAGAAGATCAGCGACGCCCACATGAAGCTCTTCATTTGGAAGCAGCTGCCCGTACCCGCTCCCGACGTTCTCGAAGCTCACACTCCATTCCTCACCCCTCGAATTCTCGAGCTGGTCTACGACGCCTACGACATGCAGGGCCTGGCCCACGACCTGGGTGACGAAG of the Streptomyces sp. 1222.5 genome contains:
- a CDS encoding helicase-related protein; protein product: MALTYSAGSLVKARGREWVVLPESKPDLLVLRPLGGSDDDVAAVFPAFETVEEALFAAPEPSDLGDQRAAGLLRTALRVGFRSGAGPFRSLAGIAVEPRAYQLVPLLMALRQKTVRLLISDDVGIGKTVEAGLIASELLAQGEASGLAVLCSPALAEQWQQELRSKFGIDAELVLSSTVTRLERGLDLGQSLFDRYPNVIVSTDFIKSTRHRDDFVRHCPDLVIVDEAHTCVAAEDTKTKTGTQNQLRYELLRRVAEDAKRHLLLVTATPHSGKESAFRNLLGLVKPELAHVNLESDAGRRLLAQHFVARKRADVRQYLTKEDGLADDSLAERTAFPSDRYFKDETYKLSPEYRALLDDAIAYASERVEEADGRGRREARIAWWSAIALLRSLVSSPRAAAQTLRTRSAAAVASSAEEADKLGAPLNSDAADSDSMEGMDVAPGAEIETHDPRSRLAELADRAEELEGAAQDLKLKALIKHLKGLLADGYNPIVFCRYIPTAKYLAEQLANDPETKKRGPLGAKTVVKAVTGELSPQQRIDNIEALATEAGEDAAARRVLIATDCLSEGVNLQHYFDAVVHYDLAWNPTRHDQREGRVDRYGQRRDEVRVITLYGDDNGIDGKVLEVLIKKHRQIKKDLGISVSIPDELSTGVTDAIVEWLLMRGRESEDALFSADAFKVSTAQLDSDWNSAAEREKASRSRFAQRSIHPEEVAREVAAVRDALGGTGEVRTFVREALGSLGAVLRGADPSEDFTAQVGGTPAGLRDALATAVGAEVIEQDRPIPFRTDPAVARGEAALVRTDPVVGALASHVLNAALDTQADGARPARRCGVVTTDAVTTRTTLLLVRYRFHLTLPSRSGEKQLVAEDARLLAFEGSPKNAVWLSQERAAALLDATASENTDPHFGERMMKRILDQLPDANAYLESHGEDLAAELDASHRRVRQASGEIVRGLSVTAQKPADVLGAYLYLPANPSASSPAPAAVSGASA
- a CDS encoding Eco57I restriction-modification methylase domain-containing protein — translated: MSATTRNQVFTAVHTVGGLLPADMLLRISEGKDVPGSKPADYGLPSSRSVRDEAERSWEYLKPLWRELRKHLPEDLETGLPATDPTGRAGADWLSPLWRELGFGRLTPIGTEGVTADSDAAKRFEVSHRWQHALIHQVPWNANLDKRPGGAGTIPPQSMLQECLNRTEAHLWGILTNGRQVRLLRDSSALATASYVEFDLEAIFDGELFSEFVLLYRLLHVSRFEVAEDAAPSTCWLEKWRTEAIAQGTRALDQLRKGVQRAITTLGTGFLKHPDNRELRETLEVKTFHYALLRMVYRLLFLFVAEDREVLLSPSADETARDRYAAYFSSARLRRHAQRRRGTAHGDLYQALRFVLSGLGNDDGLPELGLPGLGGIFDDTEADKLLHRLSLSNEPLLEAVRGLSIVRDTSSKRNRVVDYRHLDAEELGSIYESLLELVPKHNATDRTFELIELAGNARKTTGSYYTPSSLIECLLDSALDPVIDDAVKRGEIRATRSGQPDPGPAIVEELLSLTVCDPACGSGHFLVAAARRIAKRVAAVREQNPEPTIDAVRHALHEVVARCIYGVDLNPMAVELAKVSLWLEALEPGKPLGFLDAHIKHGNALIGATPALLAKGIPDGAFKPIEGDDRKIAEGLRKRNAQERAGQLSFTTEESIWVSNASFAASLRDITAARSDTLRDVRLQSSRFRELEQSADYLHALNIADAWCAAFVWPKVQGTVAPVTEGVFRDLQNPGGGIPESTRDEIVHLAHQYKFFHWQLEFPEVFTVPKDGGAALDIDPATGWAGGFSCVAGNPPWDKVDFEDKKYFSVVEPSIAAISGTARRTRIVEWEKENPEAGERYRAARRMVKSTFLFASSSDSFPLCAQGLTVKGVNSLQTDQLFTERFASIVASQGRFGAIIPTAIATGAGAQHLFNGFAQRGAVASLYDFENKKPLFEGVDSRYKFCLLSLTGGGLTEPAAKFAFFLHDTTDLEDAERVFALSPEEITLINPNTGTLPIFRSRRDADLTAAIYRRIPVLWDETRPDGNPWGIAFKNLFNMTDDSDLFRTREALESEGWQLRGNVFARGGERMLPLYEAKMVNFFNHRAADVIKSATAVNRQNQPSYLISEQLQDPGRFAIPLNWIREEGMIKTHRNNKVVEIPGVAMRLKEVAWDRDWLCGWCDVTASTNERTAIPAFLPRVAVGHTYPLMLPRVAPVLTAAMVAAQSALVFDFVSRQKISDAHMKLFIWKQLPVPAPDVLEAHTPFLTPRILELVYDAYDMQGLAHDLGDEDPPFRWDESRRTIIRAELDALFFHLYGISRDDVDYILDTFPIVKRKDEAKYGTYRTKDLILAEYDRMATAGVSLENPLADGENYTSTLTPPPGHGPRHPAKTSDGTAT